Proteins encoded in a region of the Zea mays cultivar B73 chromosome 2, Zm-B73-REFERENCE-NAM-5.0, whole genome shotgun sequence genome:
- the LOC100280469 gene encoding embryonic protein DC-8 precursor, giving the protein MSRLMAAMLLGGARVAGAAKLTGNGNAAGMQALPMPACFLPPRPQAATWTRLCLQAAPRSSQAYDNAPEDRREIGDKYKDAAEEAKDATGDAKEHAKRMAGETKSRAQDKAGRVADQASGMAERAKDQAKGVAEDAADTASRATERAKNETRDAAREAADRAGHVKERAKEAGHEAADRAQGAAKAAKDRTGEAAGRAMDRAGEAKDRAVEGTASYGEKVVEMTKEGAGKVAETAQAIGDMAKQAARSTWDAAKDTAHGVKERVVPDAEDVDAAVKERDRIARDVDRVERERNMREAREKGSGLP; this is encoded by the exons ATGTCCAGGCTGATGGCTGCCATGCTGCTCGGAGGCGCGCGCGTCGCCGGCGCCGCAAAGCTCACCGGTAACGGCAACGCTGCTGGCATGCAGGCTCTTCCCATGCCGGCGTGCTTCCTTCCGCCGCGCCCGCAGGCAGCGACCTGGACCCGCCTCTGCTTGCAGGCTGCGCCAAGATCGTCCCAG GCATACGACAACGCGCCGGAAGACCGGAGAGAAATAGGGGACAAGTACAAGGACGCGGCGGAGGAGGCGAAGGACGCCACCGGGGACGCCAAGGAGCACGCCAAGAGGATGGCCGGGGAGACGAAGAGCAGGGCGCAGGACAAGGCCGGCCGCGTGGCGGACCaggcgtcgggcatggccgagcgGGCCAAGGACCAGGCGAAGGGCGTGGCGGAGGACGCCGCGGACACGGCGTCCCGGGCGACGGAGCGAGCGAAGAACGAGACGCGTGACGCGGCGCGGGAGGCCGCGGACAGGGCGGGGcacgtgaaggagcgggccaaggAGGCGGGACACGAGGCCGCGGACCgggcgcagggggcggcgaagGCGGCCAAGGACCGGACCGGGGAGGCGGCGGGGCGCGCCATGGACAGGGCCGGGGAGGCCAAGGACCGGGCCGTGGAGGGGACCGCGTCGTAcggggagaaggtggtggagaTGACCAAGGAGGGCGCGGGGAAGGTGGCCGAGACGGCGCAGGCCATCGGGGACATGGCGAAGCAGGCGGCGCGGAGCACCTGGGACGCGGCCAAGGACACCGCGCACGGCGTCAAGGAGCGCGTGGTCCCCGACGCGGAGGACGTGGACGCCGCCGTGAAGGAGCGGGACCGGATCGCGCGGGATGTGGACAGGGTAGAGCGGGAGCGGAACATGAGGGAGGCCAGGGAGAAGGGCTCGGGCTTGCCGTAG